The following DNA comes from Erigeron canadensis isolate Cc75 chromosome 3, C_canadensis_v1, whole genome shotgun sequence.
agttgaaaagggaagagtagtttgtttattaatataacgAGATGAGTACCCGCACAAtgtggcggcggtggcggcaacgggAGGTGCTGGTGGGGTGATGGTAAcaatgtgattattaatctaaaagtgattgatgtaaatgttagtgtatttattttatgattagCTAGGGGATGCATCTTTTgcaaataactttattaagagtattatagagatattaggtgaaaatatttaaattaatgaataaagaagataaatagtttggataaatatgggtgtaaaatattttaaggatatattaagtagatttagtgtgtgagttaagaatgtgttgaaaattaaggatatttttggtattttaaaaGTAGAGAGTTAAAAAGAGGGGAGAggagtttgtttattaatataatatagatatagatatagataataattgTTTTTCTGTACATTATCTCATTGATAATAGGGAAAAAATGAACATAGTCGAACTTTTCTTCTAGGAACATGCCCGGTATAGCTAAGCGGCCTAAGTTCCTTTTTttccataggttgtttagaagtcGTTACTGCCTTGGCACAATCGAGCTCCTTTCAGGTTTTGTCATTTGTCTTGGTTGTTTCTCACTACTTCTTCGAGTTACTtattagtttgctacttttatgttatttaatatgcccaatatgattgctttcgtatttgtatttttattgtcaaacatgtttctacATGTTCATTCTCTTTGCTTTTCTATAATTACAACatttatacaacaaaaaaaatagacATTTCTTCATCTAAAAACCTATATAACCTTCGCCAACATCCACTAATTTTGACACAGGCATAAGTCGTGATCACCAAATCACAAAGCCATGAGATGAGACACATACATTTTACATCTGCAAAAATTAACAGCACCTTACTTGCCGAccttctttttcttatcaagACTAGTTGATGGCTTCCCAAACTTGGTAGCTGCTAACGCACCGGCTGCAATCTTTTTTATCGGATTCCTGatgcaaaacaaaaaagtcggtaaatacaaataaaaaaaagttctttTGAACTAAAAAATGAGCGACAAATGGTTATTATGATCATACTTGCTTGGTTGCTTTGAACTTGTACTCTTGGATTTTGTTGACCCACTTTCGTCTGGATCGTCTTCTAAACCACCAGTATGCTTTCCAACCAAATCCCCGAAACCAGATTCTTTTCCACTTCTTGGTGAACTCATTGCTAACTGCATTCTCAAAAAATTCAGCATTAGCATGAATCATGTGTTACTAAAAGGTCAGGAAATCAGTTCCAAACCATTCAATATAAATGGGTTAATTGGGTTGTGTGATATTTCAAAAAGaccataaaatacaaaaataagcTAAAAGATGACCGAAAAGTGTCAGCAGCTCACCAGACTGGCCCCTTACAACCCATCGTGACCTGCCCTTATACATGAAAAGATTAATGGATGTTACTCACCTGTTGCCATTGAGGGTCTCCGGATTCTTTTTTAGCTAAGGCAGCCTTCAAGTAACAAATCTGCTCTTTCAGATCCCTTGCTTCTGGAGACTTTCCACATCCACCATCAAGCATTGAAAACCTTTCAACAAATTTGAATGTGCCAAGTGTGTCTCCCGCTTTATCGATATCTGGATGTACTTGAACAAACATGAGTATCTTTGCTTGCGCTCCTAGCCAACCATAAACCAAAGAGGTAACTCAATAAGATTTCATCTAAACTTCTACGTTGCGTTGTAGCTAAAAGAGGATTTGGTCAAACGGGTTGAACAGGTTGAAAGGTACTAAAGTCTCCTTGTAGTTATATTGACTTTCTACTTGTTTTTGTAACCATAGGAAAGaagttaaatatttaaatctttttaaataagGGACATTAGGATAACTGTGGGTCAACACAATCTGCCCCGACCCATTTCAACCCGAACTGTTAAGCAACTTGCCTAACCCATCCATCATGCCACCTCTAACTTTTATAAACGAGACAATAAAAATGTGTACCTAGAGCATCTTGAAGCAACTGTGTGAGTTTACAAGCCTTGTAAGGAACACGAGAACTTTTATTGGTGAGAGCTACCAAGACATCTCCTAGGTCAGAAAGTGATTTTTTTATGTACGTTACTTCATCATTAGAATCATCTAGCTTTTCATTCCCGGCAAGGTCAACTAGATGCATGCAGCCTTTCACTTTTGTCCCGGATGTCACATCTTTCCCGAAAACATACACCGTAAGGAAACTACACAAGTATAGAATATCTTTAATCACCATAGCATAAAAGCCAATATAAGATATTCAATAGATGCTAAAGTTTTCACCTGTGTGATCGACTACTATGATCATTCACTGAACGATTCTTTTTACAAAGGTTCATTAGCTTTATAACATCATCTGTTGATGAAACTGGTACAAGATGTGCATCGGGTATATTTATCCCCTTCTTTGAGCTGCTACTGACCTCTAATGTGAAAAAGTTGTTAAGAAAAAGAACCAATATAAATCGATAATAGCTAGCTacttttaaaaacaaacaaGTGTAAGAGTTGATAGTAAGGATATATCTTTGTACTTTCATCTTCCACGAGGAGATCCCTGATTTCATCATTGTAAATTTCAACCATAGTGATAGAAATCTCATAGTTCATGAGGTTCTTTCGCTCTTCTGAGATGAGGAACAGATCATTTAATGCCCTGTATCCTACACCCATTGTTTCTTGTGTTAGGTCATCTGGCCCATTCTACAAACACACAAGTGAATGTATATCATAGTCATCATTCCACTTCCAATAATCAAACTTAGAGAAAGAAATTGTGACCCATTTATTCGGGTTATATTTCATCTCTAAATGTTAAAACATGTAGACTCAAAAAATTAGCTTTTTaaagaaatgggtcaaaagttgcccaatatgtatttttaaatcatGATACATCTTTTTCTAAAAACTAGATCATTAGTGTTTTTAATCATATCTGATACGGTATTACATAAAGTGTGCATACTCAACCTAATCCCTAACAAAaagtaatactttttttttatctatacacATTTTGAGCCATTACTCATCCTGCTTATTTTGCCACTCTAATCGAATCTTCAAAGAGTTTCTTACCAATGTGTAAGTTTTTCCAGAACCCGTTTGACCACATGCAAATATGCATACATTGAATCCATCAAGAACTGAACGTATCAATGGTTGGGTGTCCGAAAAAACCTCTTCTGCAAGACCAATAGAAACAATACCCATGCCAGTTATTAATAAGTGAAAAGACCAATCATCATAAATTCATGAACAGATTAGATAACTTAAGGGACTTTAATCTTATAACCTTGAGTCGAAGTCGGACCAAAAACTCTATTAAACATAGATGCTTTTCGACCCTCTCTTCCGGATTTTGAAGGAACAATAATTGCTACAGTCTCTTCGTCCATGTAATCCACGCTTGTTACATGATTCTCTTCTCCAGGCAAAAAGGGTCTCACTCTACAATAGACCCTGATACTTCCTTTTAAGTCCTGCACTTGATTATATAGCTTTCTATTTTCTTCTAGAACCTTCTTGTACCCGGCTGCAGCTTGGCATAAAGTTCCCACATGCTTTCCTAAAAACCAATCCTATTTTTTCAATTTGAATCCTTACTAGAGCTACGTGGCAAGATTGACGGGTTGTGTTACTGTGTGACAGGTCAATATAATTTCTAGTTGAAACACATAATTTCTCGGTATAGGTCAGAAAAGAGTCACGTAGACCCACAAAAACGAAAGTTCCCCtctccatttttttttcataaataattaatgtgttAGTATGATTATGAAAACcaatacttttacattaataatatgaatttctaaacaataataataaaagaggtTGCATTCATCAATAATAGATTTTGAGCAACTTCCAACCAGTTGGACCTATTCGAGTTGTTCCCCTTTAGGTTAGCTTTTGTTACTTGATGTATAAAGTTGTATGAGATACATCAGAACCCAAGTTGATCCTCTCTCAAGTAAATGAGTTGAAATTGTCACCTAAATACTTACTTGGAgatcttgttttataataaacaCAGTACCTAGATTTTCAGCATCGTCTTGGCAATTCTTTTGCATCGACCGCACGTCTGTTTTTGCAGTAGAAAGGGTGCCTTGCAGCTCCTGAATGACATCAAAAGCTTCTATCAGGCATGTACACATAATAACCATTAGCTATGACTTTGGAATTAGAGCATCTAAGTTGACATggtttgaatatattttttgtatatatttcatatatctaATAGTTCTtgcataaaaaagaaaagacttGGATGTCAATTAGTAGTTTCAATGATGTTAACTGTTAAATATTTCATCTTGATTTAGATCATTTTCACGAAAGGAAATTTTTCTAGTATTTTCTTGAGATACCGAAATTGTTAAATAAAGTGCAATGAATGATCATATAACGAGTTTGGCTTTGAGAGGGAAAATTCAACCAACTTACATGTAAGTGTATCTATTGGGGTAAATTTTAACCTGTAGCAGATCATTCAGAAGGTAGATTATAACAAAATGGGTCTAAAGTCACCCACAATGTCCTTAAATGCATAAAAGGTTTTAAACGATATTACTCAAAAACCAGTTTCATCATATTTGGTACACTAATTTGCGGAATAACAAGTGTTACGGGTCAACTTGGTCCCACCTTTCACCCAAATCAcccgacccacccattttgccacctttatTATACCTGTAATTCTTTATCCTGTTGCTCAGTTAGCTCCTTCCGCTTTGTAGGGTTTACATTTAGTTTGTTATATTcatccatttttcttttaaattccTCCTTCTTTCTAGccctttctttttctctcttttcttcGTTCTCTTTTTCAATCCGCTCTTGCTCCTCCTCCTCCTTTCTaatcctttcttcttcttctagaAATTCTCTCTCCCTATTAATCCGTTCTAGCTCAAATGCCGAAAGTTCCTCCTGTTTAGCCTTTTCTTTTAGTGCAAGAAGTTCTTTCTGTCTTTTTATTCGTTCTTGCtcctttctctctttttctttttgggcttttaattctttctcttttttgatACGTTCTTTTTCCTTTGCACGTCTTTCTGCAGCTTCCTTTTTAGCCTTTTCTTTTTGTGCTATCAGTTCTTGTTGTCTCTTGATGCGTTCTTGCTCCCTTGCAGCTCTTTCCTCTTCTTGCTTTCTAGCCCTTTCTTTTTCTGCTAATAATTGGTTCTCTCTATTGATGCGTTCTTGCTCCTTTGCCGCTTTCTCAGCTTCCTCCTTCTCTTTATTGATACGTTCCTGTTCCTTGATGCGTTCTTGCTCCTTGATGCTCTCTTGTTCCTTGATCCGCTCCTGCTCCTTGATGCGTTCTTGCTCTTTGATGCGCTCTTGCTCCTTTGCAGCTTTATCAGCTTCCTCCTGCTTTTTAGCCTTTTCTTGTAGTGCCAGTAAttctttttctctatttttttgTTCTTGCTCCTTAACGTAATCCTCTTTCGTAATCTTTGGCATTGATTCTTCCTTTTGATCTTTGTTCTTCTGCTGCCATCCAGGTTAACCAAATGTTATCTTTGAATCACATTGTGAATCCTTAAAATCAAAATGGAGTATTTTGGATCATGAAGGTACCTTTATAGCTTCTGTACTAGTGCTAGGAGGCTCGTCTGCAATTGGATGTACAGCCAATCTACCTTCAAATTCCTCTTTGACTTTATTCAATATATTCTCAACAATCTAcacaaaaatgaaagaaaagattcaAAATGTTTATAACATTGTTTTGGACCAAATAAATGCTAAAAAGGTGTGAAAATGATGATAAAAGAAACGTTGTTGCCGGAAAAATGGAGAATTGTTGTCTTGAAAATGATTTGTAGCCTGAAATTTGCCAAAATCTAGTCAAAGGTACCATATAtgtacaattttaaaaaattcattgGATATACAGTTCAATAAAAAAGTACATGGTTCAACCTTGTACAAATCGAAAggtacatttttatttttagcctTAAACTCTACTTTTTAGAGTAACTTTTGGATATAAACAAGTGATCTATTCTAAATAGTAGTAATGAAGTCAAAGAGAACTCACAATAGGAATGTCTTCTTCCTCTTTATCCTCAAGAAGATCACAAACAATCATGTATAGTGGCCCAGAATTACTCTGCAAATAACACATTCATTAGAGTGCCAAAGGAAATTGCATGTATCCAACTCTCAAACCATCTAGTGTATGTAtcaaactttaatttatttttctgttGTATGTATATGACCTCTTATAACTTGTGGACCACTGATGTGGCACCGTCTTCATGACGGTTGCCAGATAAGAAAAAATTGCTTGTTACCTGATGAAGAGGTAAACAGATACATATGATAGCAATGGACTGAAAGCTTGATATGTATAATTCatgtttttaaagtttgatGCATACAGTAGTAAGTCAAGACAAGTTTGATACACTTCATGCACTTGTTAGAAAAAGTAAACCTCTTCAATAAAGTCATTTCCCTCCCCAATTGGATCCATCATATCCAGTGACTTTTCACTCATAGATTGGGTTCTTGACATGCCAGGAATGGACGAATCTGAGTTTCTGCGAATAAATGACTTCCCGCTTGCAGATAATCTCGAAGCCCATGCAAATTTACGTGCCCCCGTTTCACAATAAGCTTTCAGGCCTAGGATAGTGTTCACCACTTTTGAAAAATCTCCCCCCTagatatatgattttatatataaaacacattaaactaccattatatctatctatatctatatctatactatattttatagtttatttttacaTGCACTCAAGGAAATTAAGTAAAGTACCTGTTCTAAATCAGAGGGAGAGAAAGTTGGAAGGCCTAAATCTTTTATGGCAACAAgaaagtttgtaacattttccAAGTAAGCAGCTTGAGCTTCTGAATCAGGTATATGACAAACAGCCGATGGCGCTTTCACAACCTACGTACACGATTAAACTTTATATGGTCAACCGaatgaaataacaaaaaatgaagaaaaaatagaccgtgaaattaaaagaaaatgaggagcttaattaattacattagGAACCGCATTAGGCTTAATCTTATTAAGAACATTGCAGAGGATCATTCCACTTCTTAATCCTTGCCTAAAATCTAACTCGGATGGCTCAGCTGGTAAATCTCTTGCAGCCACTACACCCACTCTTTTTCTTAGCCATGTTGCTGCATCATATCTGTCTGTTGCTGCATATATATTTCATACACCCCATCACCCATATTTTAGTTATCAACAATCAATCAATAGAAAAAACTGACGCAGAAGCATCTAAATTGATGTAGAATCatccaaaattttattttctttattattgaCTCTTTAGTTTCTTTAGTacttaattaaaaatgttaAGGTTTattgttataaacttataattccatctataattataaattggGGTCTAAGTTATGTTAGTAAGAAGCTATCAAATACAGTATATGAAAAGTCATTTTCTTCCTATCACAAGTGTGTAGTGCGTGAATTTTCCTAATTATTCTTCTTGAGTCAACGAATATTAGAATAGTTGTTCCTGGTATTTTTGTGAATGAACAGATTCAATTATTAATCAAATTTTCTGTTGcatcaaaaacatataacattGTATATGTCAACATATGCTTAAAATACACCCTGTAGGGCGTATCGATAAAGCTTTTATGGAGCCTACAACAAATATACTAACACAGTAACACATTAATTTACTTCTACGGGCTTGAAGCTTTCGAAACATGAAGTTCtgagatgatttttttttcttttatttgtatatagtgTATCATAACTTGATACGATTTGGGACCTAACCCGTAGCTTTATAAATTTTACATTTGAAACACGTCTAAAAACGCGTTTTTGAACTAAAATTAATCACATAAACACAAACCATTACATGCATAATTAAACAATTAACAAAATGACTTACGATCCTCGGCATCCATCATGCATTCATAGTCAGGATCATCAATCTCTTCTGCCATTTTATTTGACAAATAATTTTCCGCCACTAAGTAATCCAAACTCATATAATCATATGTTGATTCAAGAAAGGTTttggaaaggaaaaaaaaaacaagaaaactaacgttgtttttttgtttttgtttatgagAATAATTGTTTGGATGGACCGAAGCTTGTTCCTAGCCTCTTGTTGTAATGAAAAAAACATTGGTTGGTTTATGAATTCTCTCATTTTGCATGCCATTGTTCTTCATCGTTTTCAAGCTTTTCTTGTTACTTCCATGTGTCTAAATAGAAACTTATAAATGGAAATAGAATGATTTAAGTTTAAAAAATGgtccataaatatatatgtcaaacTAGCATTTGATGTTTctataatctttttaatttatctttgtgatgttaattaatttttatttaaacagtaaATTTGGGCTCGCGTCTTTTCATGTACCCAACTATAATTAGAAGACAATTTTTAGGAaaactttttcaactttaaatcAATTTTGTCATTTACTCAACCTAGTTGACCCAAAGCGTCTCACACATAATTATACTCCTTTATGATACAAACTGAGAGtttctaatttaatattttttttttactcaaaatATCTTTGGACACAAACAAAACTCTACACGCACATCATTTCCCCATTTTTCCTCCTCTgaatacacacacaaatacacataTCTCATCATAACTACCCATTGTCGTCAATCACGGCATGCAATCCATTACCACAGTAGCCATAAATCCCTAAAATTATCACCATTTAGCCGTCATAACGAGCGGGCATCcatctaataaatatataataacaacaGAATAACAATAATACTTGATAACGTTTAGGTGAGACAGATATGGGGAACACATTTAGATATTTGAAACCATTGTTTGTTGTGCTGGAGATTTTTGGTTAAACACTTACGCGCTCATTGTTGATACGAGCTTACTTGCTTAATTAGCGAGCCATGTGttctaaatatttttatctatgtATACCAACAAACTTTGTAAAAGATGACACTTCAAGGCGAAAATTGTTAGCttatgcttctttttttttgaaagccACTGAGTAAAGAACAACAACACGTAGAGAACATTGGCATTATAAGAGTTTAAACTTTGATTGTTTGttagcaatttttttttacatggttCAATATTGTTGATCGCTAATTGATAGAGGACCGACTAGTTAAATCCTTTGTGTAGCTAGACTATGGATTTGAAACTTACATAGATAGGTGGGTTATTTTGGGACAGATGATCGGGCTCTGGGGCTCAATGGTTcttattttgtattattaataaattttgggACAGACTTGCAAGAGATTTTTGTGGGGTTTTCAATAGGTTTTTTGAAACTGGGAAAATAAGTAGAGGCTGCAGCTCCTCTTTTATCACTCTTGTCCAAAAAGTTAAAGATCCTGAAAGCTTATATGATTACCGACCCATTGCTTTGGTTAGTATGATTAATAAGGTTATCTCCAAAGTCCATTAATGGTATATTAggtatttcttatttttatttggaagttttttattatcttttttaaagcTAAATTTCAAAATGTATTAAAAGTTAAcaaattacataattaaaactaacatttttttttgtttttgacaaACTTTTCCAAAGTTTTAATGGTTATGCTTATGCATATTGAAATTTCATACATAAAATCACAtgatttaaaagttttgaaatttattaATTGTGATATATTATATTCAAACTTGTTCTTTTTCTGTGTTTActcacatatataattatagtttACTGTACGAACCCTTTTATGAAATAGATAACAATTCAGGACGTGatcgtatatatttttttattattcataaATAATTATGTTAAAACAAGCTAGGGAAAATATACAATtacaggtttttttttttttccagcatTAAGTGTTAATCGTATTAAGTagctgaatgtataaataatatatgtattactttaataaaaaaaagtaattaacggttatttttgtttattaattaaaaaaaaacataaagtttGTCTGAATGCAttaagttattaattattaaatgtattaagttagataaaaaaaaaaagacctacgtctaatataaattagaaaaatgataGAGTATCTTACACCCCCTTATATCATTAATTAAGTTATCCAATATTTAGTTAAAAAgggttataatatatatgaaataacaaTAACTTTATAAGCTTTTTGTACACatcaaaaagaaatttttgAAAGAGGAAGAAAATGCATACTATCATAGAAATAGCTACATTAAGACAGAATTAAAAACTAGGGGTGATTGTGATTGTATTTTACACCCGAAATTAAGAatgtaaataaatacaaaacgAGAGAAATATAGTCGAGCGTTGCGACAATGATggaggtggcggcggtggtggtgatgtgATGGTGGCGGCAGTAGTATCGGTGACGGGTGATGGTGACGAGCGGCggtagtggcggtggtggcagCGGAGAttggcggtggtggcggtgacacCGGTGAGTAGtgaaagttattgatgtaatgtgagCTATGATGTGTGGTACATCACGCATTAGAATGTGTAcattattaaaacttaaaataaatattgaaattttaagttcaatattgaaaatcaaaaattaatttgctttataatataatacagaTAGATATAAATAGGTATTTGGGGATATCTTTaggatattaaaaaaattgcttAAATATCTAAAAATAGATTTGTAGTTTGTATTATAAtggattataaatataaatatagatatatgctTCCCTTTGTAAGGGTTGTGgttctattttttaataaacaacATTATAGAAAAAGAATGTGTATGTATATCCTCTTTCAAAATCGCGTGACAATCGTTAcattaggatatattatttttcatacaCATTTACAAAACAGCAGCTAGATATATTTTtccataaatttaaatattaaaaatataaaaaaaaaaatagttaatgtaaatgtaaaaatgtaaataaaatcaaaattaagttatgtaattttgaaacaccatatatttatttcattaatactacataataaaatgaataacccccatgttgaaagttatatgatgaaaaatgtCTAAACTACCATCCACACAAAAACTCCACCCTTTTCATTTGTAGTCATTCACGCACACGTAACTTCATCTCAATATCCCTCTCTCTGATTCTTTCATTTGCACCCTGCTAATGGTATCCGCTGCAACGAGCAAGTACCATGCTACTATTTTGTAATAGTTcttcgtaaaaaaaaaaatttggtatttttttgATCTTCTATCTTTGATGCATACCAACATCTGGAATCTCATTGATTTAATTCGAGAGATTTCGATATACAATTGGCCGTATGTTAGATTCCTAATTAGTcaatttatgtaatattttaactTATTAATTCAGGGAAAGACTCCACAGACTCGTCACTCTAAGAAGACGAACCTAAGATCTATGAGTAAAACCAGGGATCCATCAAgcagttaatttttttattttttgtagaaCAAcaattgttaaatatgaatgACTCAAACTATAACAGTAACATATAAAATGGAATGGTGAACGGTGTTAAAAAAATtggaacttgtgcaatattttagataaatttcaattttactCTTTCATTTAATTCTTTATTTACATTTATTGTAATATCAATTAgtcaaaagaatataaaattaaccaaattaaattttcaataatattattataaatcaaCAGTCAACATTATAATAATTAGTAATGTTTTACAGCTATCTCTATTACACAATTATTACGGACGTAGAATGTCGccaactttaattttttaaccTTGTATGTgctaaattatattaaaaattaaaaatatatatatatatacatatatatctaccaatctatactctatattaaagaaaatacccccatgttgaaagttatatgggaaaaatgtctaaaatgccctcctatgtaatattttcacctacaaggctacaaccctttaaaatattttcacatgcactattctcttaacattaataattaaattacactatcaatcctttatttttctaaaatatcttcattaaccttttaaatcaattacttttatatgaattatctacggcactcgacgtcgcatccaccaccaacactcgcctccaccaTCACACCGTCGTCGTCActaccaccgccgcatcgcgcgggtacaatgctagtaaactaaaacaggattaacGCATTCTTTTATCAACACATGACACATTTTTTAAACGACAAGTGTCCGTTTTAGTATCcttaattaaatcaaataaaaactcttatttttttacttaactTAGAATATTTGTTAACTaccaataaacataaacattaatTCACCTGATAATAATAAGTCATCTTAAGTCGGGGTCGGTCGGGAGTTTCGACTATGAAGTCGTTTACGTTGTGAGTTCTCATAAATTTAGATGtgtttcaagttttttttttttttttaaaaaacctaaaaGATTGACATTTGTTTATTATGAAATCTTTTTACGTGCGAACTATACAGGTTTCAAGCCCAAAAAGTTTCTAATCAAATTACATAAACAAAAAATCTACTTAGTTTGTCCAAATTATTAATAATGCTAacatatattaatcaatttatacaTCGTAGACGTATTAAATAATTCCTCCCAATGGAGGTACAATTCTTTCAAGAGGTACAATTCTTCGATCAATTTCGAAAATCACtactttttagggttttaaatatgtaaaataaacGGAGGTACAACTTTTCGATCAATTGTGAAAATCACTATTTCTTGGATTTCAAAGAGGTAAAACAATTATACTTATGTTTGATgttaatctaccaataaactaaaactggattgagatattcttgaaacgacacgtggcgtaatccttgatcgacacatgtccttttagtttatttactttattaaagtagtttttttaattgtatataaattcaattttcttattagacttaaaattaaactataactcttaacttatagatacaaaacacattataatcttatttgattgatcgttttcgcattaataaaattgtctcatTTTATTTCTCAATTATTCA
Coding sequences within:
- the LOC122591760 gene encoding kinesin-like protein KIN-14Q encodes the protein MSLDYLVAENYLSNKMAEEIDDPDYECMMDAEDPTDRYDAATWLRKRVGVVAARDLPAEPSELDFRQGLRSGMILCNVLNKIKPNAVPNVIN
- the LOC122590911 gene encoding kinesin-like protein KIN-14Q → MIVCDLLEDKEEEDIPIIVENILNKVKEEFEGRLAVHPIADEPPSTSTEAIKKNKDQKEESMPKITKEDYVKEQEQKNREKELLALQEKAKKQEEADKAAKEQERIKEQERIKEQERIKEQESIKEQERIKEQERINKEKEEAEKAAKEQERINRENQLLAEKERARKQEEERAAREQERIKRQQELIAQKEKAKKEAAERRAKEKERIKKEKELKAQKEKERKEQERIKRQKELLALKEKAKQEELSAFELERINREREFLEEEERIRKEEEEQERIEKENEEKREKERARKKEEFKRKMDEYNKLNVNPTKRKELTEQQDKELQELQGTLSTAKTDVRSMQKNCQDDAENLGKHVGTLCQAAAGYKKVLEENRKLYNQVQDLKGSIRVYCRVRPFLPGEENHVTSVDYMDEETVAIIVPSKSGREGRKASMFNRVFGPTSTQEEVFSDTQPLIRSVLDGFNVCIFACGQTGSGKTYTLNGPDDLTQETMGVGYRALNDLFLISEERKNLMNYEISITMVEIYNDEIRDLLVEDESTKILEVSSSSKKGINIPDAHLVPVSSTDDVIKLMNLCKKNRSVNDHSSRSHSFLTVYVFGKDVTSGTKVKGCMHLVDLAGNEKLDDSNDEVTYIKKSLSDLGDVLVALTNKSSRVPYKACKLTQLLQDALGAQAKILMFVQVHPDIDKAGDTLGTFKFVERFSMLDGGCGKSPEARDLKEQICYLKAALAKKESGDPQWQQLAMSSPRSGKESGFGDLVGKHTGGLEDDPDESGSTKSKSTSSKQPSKNPIKKIAAGALAATKFGKPSTSLDKKKKVGK